The following proteins are encoded in a genomic region of Populus trichocarpa isolate Nisqually-1 chromosome 13, P.trichocarpa_v4.1, whole genome shotgun sequence:
- the LOC18104576 gene encoding uncharacterized protein LOC18104576, producing the protein MAAMTTTASTLQLQQLRNLSFYKCLSLSSSSSSSTNSIIFFQSHFTCNKLLLFSSNPNLRVLKHVGVKPISAVGSGMEASIAETNEKLIALKNVKIVIESQEEDKMQVRVDLSGDETQKVFNKALTDLARSAPPIPGFRREKGGKTTNVPREFLLQILGEDRVTNFVIQEIVTSTMADYVKKENLKVKENKINTTQKAEELKKVFVPGNEFGFNAVLELEKPEAETENENEPEPETETEPEPEPETSS; encoded by the exons ATGGCGGCGATGACGACGACAGCATCAACTTTACAACTCCAACAACTTCGAAACCTCTCCTTTTACAAA TGTCTTTCTttgagcagcagcagcagcagcagcacaaatagcatcattttctttcaatctCACTTTACTTGCAATAa gctattattattttcttctaatcCAAATTTGAGAGTGCTTAAACATGTGGGAGTCAAGCCTATATCTGCTGTTGGGTCAG GTATGGAGGCATCAATTGCAGAAACGAATGAGAAACTAATAGCattgaaaaatgttaaaatagttattgaatCCCAAGAGGAAGATAAGATGCAG gtAAGAGTGGATTTGAGTGGAGATGAGACTCAAAAGGTGTTCAACAAGGCATTGACTGATTTAGCTCGTTCGGCACCTCCAATTCCAGGATTTCGAAGAGAGAAAGGAG GAAAAACAACAAAT GTTCCAAGGGAATTCCTCCTACAAATCCTTGGAGAAGATCGTGTAACTAATTTTGTGATACAAGAAATAGTCACCTCAACCATGGCAGATTATGTGAAGAAG GAAAATCTGAAGgtgaaggaaaacaaaattaacaccACTCAAAAGGCAGAAGAACTCAAGAAAGTGTTTGTACCTGGAAATGAATTTGGATTTAATGCTGTTCTAGAGCTTGAAAAACCTGAAGCTGAAACTGAGAATGAAAATGAACCTGAACCTGAAACTGAAACTGAACCTGAACCTGAACCTGAAACATCAAGTTAA
- the LOC18104575 gene encoding uncharacterized protein LOC18104575 — MEIVAAKTLCLGLNLKLISHKHKVNVFTPNLTRKIPSFSHQMRCGAQGFWRRENGRCFTPVAAVVSAAEDVEVSSSRFKDCTVMITSTNEDQELKIRVEVSGAKTRAIFEDVFKKMVTAAQPIPGFRRVKGGKTPDIPRDILLEVLGPSKVYKEVIKKVINSTVAEYVDKEGLKVSKDLRVEQSFEDLEDAFEPDEKFSFDAVIQLQQTT, encoded by the exons atGGAAATAGTAGCGGCTAAAACCCTCTGCCTGGGCTTAAACCTCAAG TTAATAAGTCACAAGCATAAAGTGAATGTCTTTACTCCAAATCTAACTCGCAAAATACCATCCTTTTCCCATCAAATGAGATGTGGGGCTCAAGGATTTTGGAGAAG GGAAAATGGTAGATGTTTTACTCCTGTTGCGGCTGTAGTATCAG CTGCTGAAGATGTTGAAGTATCTTCCTCTCGGTTCAAAGATTGCACAGTGATGATTACGAGTACCAATGAAGATCAAGAATTGAAG ATAAGAGTGGAAGTATCTGGTGCTAAAACTAGAGCAATTTTTGAagatgttttcaaaaaaatggtTACTGCAGCCCAGCCAATCCCAGGATTTCGAAGAGTAAAAGGAG GAAAAACACCGGAT ATACCTAGAGACATTTTGTTAGAAGTTCTTGGACCTTCAAAAGTTTACAAGGAAGTGATCAAGAAAGTCATAAACTCTACTGTAGCTGAATATGTTGACAAG GAAGGCTTAAAAGTTAGCAAAGACTTGAGAGTTGAACAAAGCTTTGAAGATCTTGAAGATGCATTTGAACCAGATGAAAAATTCAGCTTTGATGCTGTCATTCAGCTTCAACAAACAACTTGA